The following are encoded in a window of Vicinamibacterales bacterium genomic DNA:
- a CDS encoding MoxR family ATPase, protein MAATVTSPALETSDDIAHADRLKAGCDQIRAELRKLIVGQDAVVELILLSILTGGNSLVIGVPGLAKTLLINTFARALDLKFSRIQFTPDLMPSDITGTEIIQDDPNTGRRRMVFVPGPIFANIVLADEINRTPPKTQAALLEAMQEYQVTVGGVRHALERPLFVLATQNPIEQEGTYSLPEAQLDRFMFNVVIDYPSRDEERRILATTTGSGGTRIEAVASGPEIERLHTLVRDVPAADNVIDRAATLVRATRPAGAEAPEFVRKWVRWGAGPRAGQALLLGAKARALLDGRVVADVRDVDEVALPVLRHRVLVNFQGEADGIDADEIVQRLLTTAKVGG, encoded by the coding sequence GTGGCAGCGACTGTTACGAGCCCAGCCCTCGAGACCTCAGACGACATCGCGCACGCAGATCGCCTCAAGGCGGGCTGCGACCAGATTCGCGCGGAACTGCGCAAGCTGATCGTCGGCCAGGACGCCGTCGTCGAGCTGATCCTGCTCTCGATTCTCACTGGCGGCAACAGCCTGGTGATCGGCGTGCCGGGCCTCGCGAAGACGCTGCTGATCAACACATTCGCCAGGGCGCTGGATCTCAAGTTCTCGCGCATCCAGTTCACGCCTGACCTGATGCCGAGTGACATCACCGGCACCGAGATCATCCAGGATGATCCCAACACCGGCCGGCGCCGCATGGTGTTCGTGCCCGGGCCGATCTTCGCGAACATCGTCCTGGCCGACGAGATCAACCGCACGCCGCCCAAGACGCAGGCGGCGCTGCTCGAGGCCATGCAGGAATACCAGGTGACCGTCGGCGGCGTGCGTCATGCGCTGGAGCGGCCGCTGTTCGTGCTCGCGACGCAGAACCCGATCGAGCAGGAGGGCACCTATTCGCTGCCCGAGGCGCAGCTCGACCGCTTCATGTTCAACGTCGTCATCGACTACCCCTCGCGCGACGAAGAGCGGCGGATCCTCGCGACGACGACCGGCAGCGGCGGCACGCGCATCGAGGCAGTGGCGAGCGGACCCGAGATCGAGCGCCTGCACACGCTGGTCCGCGACGTGCCGGCGGCCGACAACGTGATCGATCGCGCCGCGACGCTCGTCCGCGCGACGCGGCCCGCCGGAGCCGAGGCGCCGGAATTCGTCCGCAAGTGGGTGCGATGGGGCGCCGGCCCGCGCGCCGGCCAGGCGCTGCTGCTCGGCGCCAAGGCGCGCGCGCTCCTCGACGGGCGCGTGGTGGCGGACGTCCGCGACGTCGACGAGGTGGCGCTGCCGGTCCTGCGGCACCGTGTGCTCGTCAACTTCCAGGGTGAGGCCGACGGCATCGACGCGGACGAGATCGTGCAGCGGCTGCTGACCACCGCGAAGGTCGGGGGTTAG
- a CDS encoding DUF58 domain-containing protein — protein sequence MLLDPRTLAAIGDLELVSRRVVDGTIAGLHRSPFHGYSAEFSQYRHYRQGDDLRYVDWKLFARTDRLYTKQFRETTNLAMQIAVDASASMDYAGAAGVTKFQYARLTAAAIAHLVSRQGDAVGLVTYAEGVRRYLPSRGGPAHLRAVLLTLAREAAGGATHAAVALARAIDLLPRRGIFVVISDFYDEDADVDRALTRAVHIGHEVILIQVLTRDEVELPFRGDLEIEDPETHARVLSNGGVAAQGYREAIAAFLERWRSRAAGHGMEYVRVLTDTPLDGALRGYLRRRAVGSAGA from the coding sequence GTGCTCCTCGATCCGCGGACACTCGCCGCCATCGGCGATCTCGAACTCGTCTCCAGACGCGTCGTCGACGGCACCATCGCCGGGCTCCATCGGAGCCCGTTTCACGGCTATTCCGCCGAGTTCAGCCAGTATCGCCACTATCGCCAGGGCGACGATCTCCGGTACGTCGACTGGAAGCTCTTCGCGCGCACCGACCGTCTCTACACGAAGCAGTTCCGCGAGACGACGAACCTGGCGATGCAGATCGCGGTCGACGCCAGCGCGTCGATGGACTACGCCGGCGCGGCGGGCGTGACGAAGTTCCAGTATGCGCGCCTGACGGCGGCGGCGATCGCGCATCTGGTCTCGCGCCAGGGAGACGCCGTCGGTCTTGTCACCTATGCCGAGGGCGTACGCCGCTATCTGCCGAGCCGCGGCGGCCCGGCGCACCTGCGCGCCGTCCTGCTGACGCTGGCGCGCGAAGCCGCCGGCGGCGCGACACACGCGGCCGTGGCGCTGGCGCGCGCGATCGACTTGCTGCCGCGCCGCGGCATCTTCGTGGTGATTTCCGATTTCTATGACGAGGACGCCGATGTGGATCGCGCCTTGACGCGCGCGGTACACATCGGACACGAGGTGATCCTGATCCAGGTCCTGACGCGCGACGAGGTCGAGCTGCCATTCCGCGGCGACCTCGAGATCGAGGATCCCGAGACGCACGCGCGCGTGCTGTCGAACGGCGGTGTCGCCGCCCAGGGTTATCGCGAGGCCATCGCCGCCTTCCTCGAGCGATGGCGATCGCGCGCCGCCGGCCACGGGATGGAGTACGTGCGCGTGCTGACCGACACGCCGCTCGACGGCGCGTTGCGCGGCTACCTGCGCCGCCGCGCCGTAGGGAGCGCCGGCGCATGA
- a CDS encoding BatA domain-containing protein, with protein sequence MTWQAPGAFVALLLVGGPILVHFLMRRHATRIIFPAMRFVPSVHATAVRLRRPSDPGLMLLRSAAVAAAALAAAQPVLVTAARQRAWASRTTRALIVDTSASVPPAIARPIADREAHGAVSLLRLESADLHDAIRRAVPWLQNASAGRPEIVIVSDFQIGAIDAGDLSVVPPGVGIRLLRAGRPSSAGAPLPAVDGWRGSRWSPSLTLDGNATLVTWTRTGAAGRGPLQVLAAPADAAAARRALDAARASGVVSANPARPVEIAFAGAGSARDALPSTPWIVSAATRLASDPRWIGEATSLTIGERDGVLTAHTAMSAASPVGPAIVRAVVEAAQPVFVDREQELAAIDDVTLAAWQRVSVPHGVATPPEADDGRWLWLIALALLVGEAVVRRRGAEAMREAHADAA encoded by the coding sequence ATGACCTGGCAGGCGCCGGGCGCGTTCGTCGCGCTGCTGCTCGTCGGTGGCCCGATCCTCGTGCATTTCCTCATGCGCCGGCACGCGACCAGGATCATCTTCCCGGCGATGCGCTTCGTACCGTCCGTTCACGCAACAGCGGTGCGGCTGCGGCGGCCGTCCGATCCCGGGTTGATGCTGCTGCGTTCCGCCGCCGTCGCCGCCGCGGCGCTCGCCGCTGCGCAACCGGTGCTCGTCACCGCCGCGCGCCAGCGTGCCTGGGCCTCTCGCACCACCCGGGCGCTGATCGTCGATACGTCGGCGAGCGTGCCGCCGGCAATCGCGCGCCCGATCGCGGATCGAGAGGCGCACGGCGCCGTCAGCCTGCTGCGTCTCGAATCGGCCGACCTGCACGACGCGATCAGGCGCGCGGTGCCGTGGCTGCAGAACGCGTCCGCCGGCCGGCCGGAGATCGTCATCGTGTCGGACTTCCAGATCGGCGCGATCGACGCCGGCGATCTGTCGGTCGTGCCGCCCGGCGTGGGAATCCGCCTTCTTCGCGCCGGCCGGCCATCTTCAGCCGGTGCGCCGCTGCCCGCCGTCGATGGCTGGCGAGGCAGCCGCTGGAGCCCGTCGCTGACGCTGGACGGGAACGCGACCCTGGTGACCTGGACCCGCACTGGCGCGGCGGGTCGCGGCCCGCTACAGGTGCTGGCCGCGCCGGCAGACGCGGCCGCGGCCCGCCGCGCACTCGATGCGGCGCGCGCCTCCGGCGTCGTGTCGGCGAATCCCGCGCGTCCGGTCGAGATCGCGTTCGCGGGGGCAGGCTCCGCGCGCGACGCGCTTCCCTCGACACCATGGATCGTATCGGCGGCGACCCGGCTGGCCAGTGATCCTCGCTGGATCGGGGAGGCTACGAGCCTGACGATCGGCGAGCGCGACGGCGTGCTGACGGCGCACACCGCCATGTCCGCGGCATCGCCGGTCGGTCCGGCGATCGTCCGCGCGGTCGTCGAGGCGGCGCAGCCGGTGTTCGTGGATCGCGAACAGGAGCTGGCCGCGATCGACGATGTGACGCTGGCGGCGTGGCAGCGCGTCTCCGTGCCGCACGGCGTCGCGACGCCTCCCGAGGCGGACGACGGTCGCTGGTTGTGGCTGATCGCGCTGGCGCTCCTCGTCGGAGAGGCGGTCGTGAGGCGGCGCGGCGCCGAGGCGATGCGAGAGGCG